The Thalassotalea sp. HSM 43 genome window below encodes:
- the grpE gene encoding nucleotide exchange factor GrpE: MTNESNKTEQQPDTVEQETVENTEEVVVEEQQAEQEVEVLSAEQEKIAELEQKLAAALAKVDEQKDSVIRAKAEVDNIRRRSAQEVEKAKKFALEKFAGEMLTVVDNLERGLATINAEDEQQKTTYDGVNLTLQGLISGLDKFGVKAVDPQDQPFNPELHQAMSMQPVEGVEANTVIAVMQKGYELNGRLIRPAMVMVSK; the protein is encoded by the coding sequence ATGACGAACGAGTCAAATAAAACAGAACAGCAACCAGATACCGTAGAACAAGAAACGGTTGAGAATACAGAAGAGGTTGTTGTTGAAGAGCAACAAGCAGAGCAAGAAGTCGAAGTATTGTCTGCAGAGCAAGAAAAAATTGCTGAACTAGAGCAAAAGCTTGCTGCCGCATTAGCAAAAGTTGATGAGCAAAAAGATTCCGTTATTCGCGCCAAAGCCGAAGTTGACAATATTCGTCGTCGCAGTGCGCAGGAAGTTGAAAAAGCGAAAAAGTTTGCGCTTGAGAAATTTGCTGGTGAAATGCTAACGGTTGTTGATAATTTAGAACGTGGTCTAGCCACCATTAACGCTGAAGATGAACAGCAAAAGACCACCTATGATGGTGTTAACTTGACGCTGCAAGGTTTGATTTCTGGTTTGGATAAGTTCGGTGTTAAAGCCGTTGACCCACAAGACCAGCCATTTAATCCAGAATTGCATCAAGCGATGTCTATGCAACCGGTAGAAGGTGTTGAAGCAAACACCGTTATTGCGGTAATGCAAAAAGGTTACGAGCTTAACGGCCGCCTGATTCGTCCAGCTATGGTTATGGTTTCTAAATAA
- the nadK gene encoding NAD(+) kinase, whose translation MSKLYNTIGLIGKPDHDGALATIAALHHYLENNGYQVMIESKVSEKLNKHADITFDIVEIGEQADLAIVVGGDGYMLGAARVLASHNVAVLGVNRGNLGFLTDLSPDNLIEPLEAILEGQSNTEHRCLLYAEVYRHGQLKSSNAAMNEAVLHPGKVASMMEFAVYLGDTFMFSQRSDGIIISTPTGSTAYSMSAGGPIMTPTLNALSLVPMFPHTLSSRPIVVDGDSEIRIVVAENNHEELQVSCDGHVILAVMPGDEIRIKKSKYTLRLVHPLDHDYFSVLRTKLGWGNKVY comes from the coding sequence ATGAGCAAGTTATATAACACCATAGGATTAATAGGAAAACCCGATCACGATGGCGCTTTGGCTACCATTGCGGCTTTACATCATTATTTGGAAAACAATGGTTACCAAGTAATGATTGAAAGTAAGGTCAGTGAAAAACTCAATAAACACGCAGATATCACCTTTGATATCGTTGAAATTGGTGAACAAGCTGATTTGGCTATTGTAGTTGGTGGTGATGGCTACATGCTTGGCGCTGCACGCGTGTTAGCCAGTCATAATGTTGCCGTGTTAGGGGTTAACCGTGGCAATTTAGGGTTTCTTACCGATCTCTCGCCAGATAACCTGATTGAGCCATTAGAAGCGATTTTAGAAGGTCAATCTAACACCGAGCATCGATGCTTACTGTACGCAGAAGTATACCGTCATGGGCAATTAAAGAGCTCTAACGCTGCCATGAATGAAGCGGTTCTGCATCCGGGTAAAGTCGCGAGCATGATGGAGTTTGCGGTTTATTTAGGTGATACCTTTATGTTCTCCCAGCGCAGTGACGGCATCATCATTTCAACACCAACTGGCTCAACCGCATATTCTATGTCTGCCGGCGGCCCAATTATGACCCCGACATTAAACGCCCTTAGTTTGGTGCCAATGTTTCCGCATACCTTGTCATCAAGACCTATCGTTGTCGATGGCGACAGTGAAATTAGAATTGTCGTTGCCGAAAACAATCACGAAGAATTGCAAGTAAGTTGTGATGGCCATGTGATTCTTGCGGTAATGCCTGGCGATGAAATTCGTATTAAAAAAAGCAAATACACATTACGTCTTGTGCACCCATTAGATCATGATTACTTCAGCGTTTTGCGTACCAAACTTGGTTGGGGCAATAAGGTCTATTAA